The sequence CAATTGAAAACGTTGGCCCTTTTGCAAGTATTGGCCGGACAACAGCAGGAAGTTGAGCAAAACCAAGATGGAATTGTCGTACGTCATTTCCCCTCCGCTCATGGCAACCATTTTCATGTAGGCCCTTATGTTTTATCGGGCCAAGAACTTTCAGGACTTGGCAATGTATCGGTTTGGAAAGTATTAGAGCGTAAGGGCTTGATTAAGTCTTATTATCCCGAATACGCAGTCTTAACGCCTGCGGGCCAAACTTACGACACCATTGCTGCCCAAAAAACCTGGCATCAGCACGCCCATCATCATTAAAAAAAACAATTTTATTATATCCTTATAAATTATTTGAAAGACCATTATGTCAGAGAATACCTTACGCAGCGGCGGAAAAATTTTGGTAGATGCCCTTCAAATCCACGGGGTAGATAAAGTTTTTTGTGTACCGGGTGAAAGTTATTTAGACGCCCTAAACGCCTTCTATGATGTGCAAAATTCCGTTCAGGTGGTGGTATGCCGCCAGGAAGGCGGTGCAGCTTTTATGGCAGAAGCCTATGGTAAATTAACAGGTAAACCTGGCATTTGTTTCGTAACCCGCGGGCCAGGTGCCACCAATGCCTCTATTGGCGTGCACACCGCTTATCAAGATTCAACCCCCATGATCTTGTTTATTGGGCAGGCAGCCAGGGGCGTCTTAGGCAGGGAAGCTTTTCAAGAAGTGGATTTTAAACAGTTTTTTGCACCCTTATGCAAATGGGCTGAGCAAGTCTATGACGCAAAAAGGTTACCTGAGATTATCAGCCGTGCCTTCCAAGTAGCCGTTAGCGGTCGCCCCGGGCCAGTCGTCATTTCTTTGCCGGAAGATGTATTAACCGATCATGTGACAACGACTGATACAAATGCTTACCGCTTCGTTAACCCCGCCCCTAACCCGGAAGACATCAAAAAATTTGCAGGATTATTACAAAATAGCCAAAAACCATTTGTTTTACTGGGCGGTTCCAGCTGGACAGAATCATCTGTCGAAGAAATTCAACAATTCTGCCAAAAATTTCATTTGCCAGTCGGCACTTCTTTTCGGCACCAACATTTATATCCCAATCAAGCCTCTAATTACGCCGGAGATGTGGGGATTGGGATCAACCCTTTATTAATGAAACGGATTAAAGAATCAGACTTAATGATTGTTATCGGTGATCGTTTAGGGGAGATGACCACCAACGATTATACGTTGTTAACGCCTCCCGTTCCTCAACAAAAACTGGTTCACGTTTATCCGTCCGGCGAAGAATTAAACAGGGTTTATCAAGCCAATTTAGGTATATTTTCAACCGCTGAAAATTTTGTTCTCGCTATTAGTAAGCTTAGTTTGACGTTTAAAAATAATATGAAAGAATCCACAGCTGCCGCCAATCAGGAATATAAGTCATACTCTAAACCGGATGTTACCAATGCTGGCAATGTCCAATTGGCAAAAATTATGGGATATATGAGAAAGAAATTACCGGATGATGCCATTGTTACCAATGGCGCAGGCAATTATGCCGGTTGGATTCATCGTTTTTTCCCTTTCCACCGCTTCCGTACCCAGTTAGCTCCCGCCAATGGGGCAATGGGTTACGGCCTTCCCGCCGCAGTGGCGGCAAAACTCATTCATCCTCAACGTATCGTTGTTTCTGTAAACGGGGACGGTTGTTTTTTAATGAATGGCCAAGAATTAGCAACCGCCGTTCGCTATCAACTGCCTATTGTAATATTGATCATTAATAACGGCATGTACGGTACCATCCGAATGCACCAGGAACGCGAATATCCTGGACGGGTTATTGGAACAGATTTATTTAATCCAGATTTTGTGACTTTAGCCAAAGCTTACGGCGCTGAAGGATATTTGGTTCAGCACACAGATGAATTTTTTATAGCCTTTGATCATGCTTTAACTGCCAATAAACCCGTATTGATCGAAGTTAAAATTGATCCAGAGGCAATTAGCGCGCGCGCCAGCTTATCCCAGATCCGGGATCAGGCTATGAAAAAGATCCAAGAAAAAAAATAACACCTTTGCTCTAGAATGCACAAAATTTTTGCTTATATATAGTATCAGCCAACTAACAATTAAACCTTTATAAGGAGCGCCTATGTTAACAGTCGGTCATCATTTTCCAAGCTTTGAGCTTGATGCCGTTGAATCAATTGATCCCAAAACAGCTTTCACGAAAATCTCTGATAAATCTGACAAAGGGAAGTGGAAAGTCATCTTTTTCTGGCCGATGGATTTTACTTTTGTTTGCCCCACAGAAATTGCCGCTTTCGGTAAATTAAATGGCCAATTTAAAGATCGCGATACTGTTCTTTATGGAGCAAGTATCGACAGTAAATTTGTCCATTTGGCCTGGCGTCAAAACCATGCTGATTTAAAAAATCTGCCATTTCCCATGCTGTCCGACCTTAAACGGGAATTGTGTGATAAATTAGGAATTCTGCATCAGGATGGTGTTGCATTGCGCGCAACCTTTATTGTCGATCCACAAGGGGTGATTCGCTTTGTTGCCGTGAATGACTTGAAAGTTGGCCGTAATCCTGAGGAAGTATTGAGGGTTTTGGATGCTTTGCAAACTGATGAATTATGTGGGTGCAACTGGCAAAAAGGCCAAAAAGTTTTAAAACCGTAATATATAAAGATACTCAGTTTTAAAGCGGCAATTTCTTCTTTGCCGCTTTTTTTATAAGGAATTCATCCCATGTCCATTGAAAAATTGAAAGAAACCTTACCAGATTACGCTAAAGACTTACGGATCAATATTTCTACCTTGCAAACAAATACCTTGCTTTCGAATCAACAAAAAGCCGGTTGTTTTATTGTAGCTGCGATTGTCAGCCGCAATAAAATGGTGATAGAGAAAATTTTAGAAGAATTTACCTCCCAATTATCGCCGCAGGCTTTAACGGCTGCAAAAACAGCCTCTGCTTTGATGGGCATGAATAATATTTATTACCGTTTTACGCATTTAGTGGAGAATGAAGCATACCGTCATCTGCCTGCAAAATTAAGGATGAACGGTATCGCTACCCATGGCATTGAAAAAGCTGATTTTGAACTTTTTTGTTTGGTTGCTTCAGCCATTAATGGTTGTGCCGCCTGTTTAAATGCCCACGAACACGAACTGCAAAAATTAAACATCTCCACAGAAGTCATTCAGGAAAGCGTTAAAATAGCTGCGGTTGTTCACGCAATTGCTGCTTTATTATAATGAAACAAGCCCCCTGATGGGGGCTTGTTATTGGGTAATTTGCATTGACATCCTCTATCAATATACCACAGCACATATGATCATTGTTGCTCTCGATAGGTAAGCTCTAGAGCACTCTTAACTTTCTATTCTGCCCTACTTCATCAACTCGGCTCTTCTTCATCGGGTGGTGCTGGTGCCTCAGTTGGACCAGTATCATGTGTCCTGACATCGCCCGGATACGGCTTATTCAGTAGATCGAAATCCAGACAACCTGCTAAGCCTAACGAGCCTACAATAACTGCCGCCAAATAAATTGTTCTAAAGGCGACAATTTTCTTTTCTTCTGTTTGGTTTTTCATAATTTTTCTCCTTTTGACAAATTCAGCTTGATGTTTTCGATAAGCTGATCTTTGCAAAGCTTCGTTAATAAATCGTTAAGAACAAAAATATCGATTTAGATGTTAGGCAATCCGATGACATGAATAGGCTTTTTGAAAATTGCTCCCGAATGCTTGTTTTACAATAAAATATGATTGCATAATAATTCATGCGGCTTATTGATAAGCCAACCCGTCTTTCAAGCAACTGCCCGAAAGTAACAAATCTTGCATATAGGCACGAAGCCTACCATGCCGCCGCCTGCCTGAATAACAGGCGTTGCAAAAAATCAGCCGTCATACGCCAAATATTGATAGTGAAAGCTTGTTTTACCGTTATTCTAAGTGGGAAAGATAGCGATCTGCCTCAAGGGCCGCCATACAGCCCATTCCAGCAGCAGTTACAGCTTGGCGGAAGACCTTATCTTTAACATCCCCCGCTGCAAAAATGCCAGGAATGGTGGTGGCGGTCGAATCAGCTTTAGTTAGCAAATAGCCTTCCTCATCCATAGCAAGCTTACCTACAAATATTTCTGTAGCTGGTTTATGACCGATAGCTATAAACAACCCATCCGTTGGAATAGAATCGACAACACCAGTTTGTATGTTTTTTAATTTAACAGCGGTTACCCTTTTAGGGTTGTCTAATCCCATAACCTCCTCAACCACATTATCCCAAATAACCGATATTTTAGGGTTTTTAAATAATTTGTCTTGCATCATTTTTTCAGCGCGTAGCTTAGATTTTCGATGAATCAAAATTACTTTTTTGGCGTGCTGGGTTAAATATAAAGATTCCTCAACCGCTGTGTTCCCCCCCCCCACCACACACACAGTTTTATTTTTAAAGAAAAAACCGTCGCAAGTTGCACAAGCCGACACCCCAAAGCCCTGATATTTATGTTCACTCTCCAACCCTAACCAACGAGCTTGTGCGCCCGTACAAATAATAATCGCATCAGCAGAATAGTACGCCCCACTATCGGTTTTTACCTTGAAGGGCCTCACATTAAAATCAATCTCGGTTACCAAATCTTCAATGATCTTTGTTCCCACATGTTCCGCCTGGGCACGCATTTCTTGCATTAACCAAGGTCCCTGGATGGTTTGAGAAAAACCAGGATAATTTTCTACATCAGTCGTAATGGTCATCTGTCCGCCCGGTTGCATTCCCGTTAACATAATAGGGTACCGATTGGCGCGCGCTGCATAAATTGCAGCAGTCAAGCCCGCAGGGCCAGAGCCAATAATTAAAATATTAGTGTGGATGGATGTTTTTTTTCTATCAGCCATAATTGATCCCTAATGAGGGTGAATAAAACGTCAAAATCTACTATATAAAAGAAACTAGCATAACTTGTTAACCCTATCATAAATCTTATTTACTGTGGCACTTGCACCAAGATAATCCTTATTATAACAAAAACAACCTCTTCCTATGATCCGATATTGATTAACACACAAAATACGCTTGAGTCCTCTTTATATTATTTTTAAATATCTTTTCTTGTTAATCACTTATAGTATTTACTTATTATGCAAGCCAGTTATAAAAAATTAAATTCTTTTATAAAAGAAATCCAGACCGATTCAAAACGGTAGGCGATGGGGGAAGACGATGCAACAAGCACCTAAACACAAATTAGACGGCATCGACCTGCAAATTCTTGAAGAATTGCAAAATGATGGTAAAATGACCAATGTTGAATTATCTCAGCGGGTTGGTATATCCGCACCTCCTTGTTTGCGCCGAGTAAATCATCTGGAGGATGCAGGATACATTAAAAGTTATCATGCAGAGTTAAATGCTAACTTGTTGGGATATCATGTGACCATTTTTGCCCAAGTTAGCCTTGCTAAACATGGGGAAACCAATTTGCAAATTTTCGAACAATTGGTAAGAACTTGGCCAATGGTTCGTGAGTGCCACATGTTAGCTGGCGAAACAGACTTTTTACTTAAAATTATTGCCCCAGATTGGGAAGCTTATCAGCAGTTCTTAACAACCCAATTGACGGCTACTGTCAACGTCACGCATGTCAAATCATCCCTTGCCATTCGTAATAGCAAACACGAACCTGGGATACCTTTTGATTTATTGCGACAAGCTAAAAATAATGCCGCCTAAAAACTGAACCTGCTTTCTCAAACCACGAGTCGCTAAATTTTCTTAGGGATCGGCTATATCTTTGGTGGTTCCGCCATTGCAGGAAGCCAAATTACTCTATTTTTTTTCACTTTCTTATTTCACTTCAAGTAACAAGAGTTATTTCGCTATATAGCCTATAATGAGAAAATAGGCGGCGTTCGTTATTTGAATGCTATTTTCTCAATGCTATAGGATTTTGACCCGCCTGGTGTTGTCACTTCGACTGTTGTATCTACTTGTTTGCCAATCAACGCTCTTGCTAAAGGAGCGCTAATGGACAAGCGACCATTTTTAATATCTGCTTCATCCTGGCCAACAATTTGATACTTAATTTTTTCGTCAGTATCATCATCAATCAAGGTAACGATGGCTCCAAAAACGACTTGGTTACCAGATAATTTTGAAACATCTATAACATCTGCCCGAGCAATTTTATCCTCTAATTCCCCTACCCTGCCTTCAATAAAACTTTGCCGTTCTCGGGCTGCATGATATTCAGCATTTTCTGATAAATCACCATGCTCCCTTGCTTCAGCAATCGCCTTAATAACAGCTGGCCTTTCAATTGTTTTCAGATATCTCAGCTCCTCTGATAAGCGGGTATAACCATCAATCGTCATGGGGATTTTGGACATGTACAAACCTCTTTATCAAATAAATAAGCCGTCACTTTTATAACAAATTCATATTATAGTCACGTATTTTTTTTAAGCGCTGCTGTAAGCTGCAGACATCAATACTACTCTGTTGCAAGGCGCGGATAGCTGAAACTGCCGCTGATGCGCCGGCTATAGTCGTACAATAAGGGATGCGCAAATGCAAAGCGGTCTGTCTCGTTAGGAAGCTGTCTCTTTTGGTCTGGGGTCCTTCCGTAGTATTGAATACTAAGTGTACCTTACCATTTTTCATAGTGTCAATGATATCTGGACGACCTTCCAAAACTTTATTGACCACTTCCACCTGCAATCCCTTTTTTTCTAAGAAAGAAGCGGTTCCTCGGGTCGCAAGGATGGTAAAACCCATTGTGATTAATTGACGGCAAGCAGATAAAATTGCCAGTTTATCTTTATCGCAGACTGATACAAATACGTTTCCATGCAGCGGTAGTAACGTTCCGGCTGCTAATTGGGCTTTGGCGAATGCTTTACCAAAATCTTCATCGATCCCCATGACTTCCCCGGTGGATTTCATTTCGGGACCTAAAATAATATCTGTTCCAGGGAACCGAGAGAATGGGAAAACTGCCTCTTTAATAGCAACATAGGGAAGTTTTTGGGGTTTAAGTTCGAAGCTTGCCAAGGACTCACCAATCATCACTCGAGCGGCAATTTTAGCCAGCGGAATGCCCGTGGCTTTTGCTACAAAGGGAACCGTCCTACTTGCTCGTGGATTAACTTCTAATACATAAATTTGCGAATCTTTGATGGCAAATTGCACGTTCATCAACCCCACCACTCCTAATTCTTTGGCAAGTAGTATCGTCTGCCTTTTTAATTCATCCAACACAGGTGCGGTTAATGAATATCCGGGCAAGGAACAGGCAGCATCACCCGAATGAACACCGGCTTCTTCGATATGTTCCATGATACCGGCAATAAAGACATCTTTTTTATCGGCGATCGCGTCAACATCCACCTCAATAGCATTTTGCAAGTATGAATCCAATTGCACGGGATTATCCCCCGAAACTTGGATAGCATGGGTGATATAATGTTGTAATCCAGCCTGATCCTGAACAATTTCCATAGCCCTTCCCCCCAAAACATAAGAGGGACGCATAATAATCGGGAAACCGATTTCTTGGCCAACCCTTAGGGCTTCTTCCATAGTAGTAGCGGTCCCATTTTGTGGCTGGTGCAAACGTATTTTCGTAAGAAGCTGGCCAAAACGTTTGCGATCTTCCGCTAAATCAATCATATCAAAAGAGGTTCCTAAAATTGGAATACCTGCTTTATCAAGAAACTCCGCTAAACGCAGTGGGGTTTGCCCACCGAACTGCACAATCACGCCCAGAAGCTGTCCTTGTTGTTTTTCTAGGTAAATAATTTCAAAAACATCTTCTGGTGTCAGCGGTTCAAAATACAAACGATCCGATGTATCATAATCGGTTGAAACAGTTTCCGGGTTACAATTAACCATGATTGTTTCAATGCCAGCCTCCCTTAAAGCATAAGCCGCATGCACACAACAGTAATCAAATTCAATCCCCTGCCCGATCCGGTTAGGGCCGCTTCCTAAAATAATCACTTTTTTACGGGACGAAGGTTTTGCTTCGCATACCCGAAGCCCCTGACGAATTCCATGATAAGTGGAATACATGTAAGAGGTGTTGGATGAAAATTCTGCGGCACAGGTATCAATCCGTTTATAAACCGGATTGATTTTTAAGTTTCGCCTCATGTCTGTAATATCTTTTTCAGTAACTTTCGTCAGTTTTGCAAGCCTTTTATCTGAAAACCCATTTTCTTTTATCCGGTTAAATGCCGCTGCTTCCCTAGGCAGCCCTTCCTGAATGATTTTATTTTCTTCTGCAACAATTTCAGCAATTTGTGAAATAAACCAACGATCATATTTGCAGATGCTGCGAATTTCCTCAACCGACATACCCATCCGTAATGCTTGGGCAATAATAAGAAGCCGATCCGGTGTAGGCCGCGATAAGGCTTTTTGTAAACTAAGTTTATCATCGCCACCAGGAATGGCTATTTCATCAAAGCCGGACAATCCCGTTTCTAAAGAACGCAAAGCTTTTTGGATGGATTCTTTAAAAGATCGTCCTATCGCCATCACTTCACCCACAGATTTCATTGATGTGCCCAGAATAGGCTCCGTTCCAGGAAATTTTTCAAAAGCAAATCTGGGTACCTTCGTTACAATATAATCAATGGTTGGCTCAAAAGAGGCAGGGGTAGTTTGGGTGATATCATTTTTTAGTTCGTGCAGGGTATAACCAACAGCCAGCTTAGCAGCAATTTTTGCAATCGGGAATCCGGTGGCCTTGGAGGCAAGGGCTGATGACCGCGAAACACGTGGGTTCATTTCAATCACCAACATGCGGCCATTATCGGGGTTGATTGCAAACTGAACATTTGAACCACCCGTGTCTACCCCGATTGCCCGAAGAATGGCAATCGATGCATTGCGCATGCGTTGATATTCTTTATCAGTTAAAGTCAAAGCGGGGGCGATGGTGATACTATCACCCGTATGCACCCCCATCGGATCAATATTTTCAATGGAACAGACAATGATACAATTATCTGCCCTATCGCGCACCACCTCCATTTCGAATTCTTTCCAGCCAACAATTGACTCTTC is a genomic window of Rhodospirillaceae bacterium containing:
- the carB gene encoding carbamoyl-phosphate synthase large subunit codes for the protein MPKRTDIKSIMIIGAGPIIIGQACEFDYSGVQACKALKQEGYRVILVNSNPATIMTDPELADATYIEPLTVEIITKIIEQERPQALLPTMGGQTALNLAMKLHQTGVLDKFKVEMIGAKAEAIDMAEDRLLFRQAVQNIGLETPRSEIVRNMEDAQMAVQKIGLPAVIRPSFTLGGTGGGIAYNREEYEQIVRGGLAASPVQQVLVEESIVGWKEFEMEVVRDRADNCIIVCSIENIDPMGVHTGDSITIAPALTLTDKEYQRMRNASIAILRAIGVDTGGSNVQFAINPDNGRMLVIEMNPRVSRSSALASKATGFPIAKIAAKLAVGYTLHELKNDITQTTPASFEPTIDYIVTKVPRFAFEKFPGTEPILGTSMKSVGEVMAIGRSFKESIQKALRSLETGLSGFDEIAIPGGDDKLSLQKALSRPTPDRLLIIAQALRMGMSVEEIRSICKYDRWFISQIAEIVAEENKIIQEGLPREAAAFNRIKENGFSDKRLAKLTKVTEKDITDMRRNLKINPVYKRIDTCAAEFSSNTSYMYSTYHGIRQGLRVCEAKPSSRKKVIILGSGPNRIGQGIEFDYCCVHAAYALREAGIETIMVNCNPETVSTDYDTSDRLYFEPLTPEDVFEIIYLEKQQGQLLGVIVQFGGQTPLRLAEFLDKAGIPILGTSFDMIDLAEDRKRFGQLLTKIRLHQPQNGTATTMEEALRVGQEIGFPIIMRPSYVLGGRAMEIVQDQAGLQHYITHAIQVSGDNPVQLDSYLQNAIEVDVDAIADKKDVFIAGIMEHIEEAGVHSGDAACSLPGYSLTAPVLDELKRQTILLAKELGVVGLMNVQFAIKDSQIYVLEVNPRASRTVPFVAKATGIPLAKIAARVMIGESLASFELKPQKLPYVAIKEAVFPFSRFPGTDIILGPEMKSTGEVMGIDEDFGKAFAKAQLAAGTLLPLHGNVFVSVCDKDKLAILSACRQLITMGFTILATRGTASFLEKKGLQVEVVNKVLEGRPDIIDTMKNGKVHLVFNTTEGPQTKRDSFLTRQTALHLRIPYCTTIAGASAAVSAIRALQQSSIDVCSLQQRLKKIRDYNMNLL
- the trxB gene encoding thioredoxin-disulfide reductase; the encoded protein is MADRKKTSIHTNILIIGSGPAGLTAAIYAARANRYPIMLTGMQPGGQMTITTDVENYPGFSQTIQGPWLMQEMRAQAEHVGTKIIEDLVTEIDFNVRPFKVKTDSGAYYSADAIIICTGAQARWLGLESEHKYQGFGVSACATCDGFFFKNKTVCVVGGGNTAVEESLYLTQHAKKVILIHRKSKLRAEKMMQDKLFKNPKISVIWDNVVEEVMGLDNPKRVTAVKLKNIQTGVVDSIPTDGLFIAIGHKPATEIFVGKLAMDEEGYLLTKADSTATTIPGIFAAGDVKDKVFRQAVTAAGMGCMAALEADRYLSHLE
- the greA gene encoding transcription elongation factor GreA — translated: MSKIPMTIDGYTRLSEELRYLKTIERPAVIKAIAEAREHGDLSENAEYHAARERQSFIEGRVGELEDKIARADVIDVSKLSGNQVVFGAIVTLIDDDTDEKIKYQIVGQDEADIKNGRLSISAPLARALIGKQVDTTVEVTTPGGSKSYSIEKIAFK
- a CDS encoding peroxiredoxin produces the protein MLTVGHHFPSFELDAVESIDPKTAFTKISDKSDKGKWKVIFFWPMDFTFVCPTEIAAFGKLNGQFKDRDTVLYGASIDSKFVHLAWRQNHADLKNLPFPMLSDLKRELCDKLGILHQDGVALRATFIVDPQGVIRFVAVNDLKVGRNPEEVLRVLDALQTDELCGCNWQKGQKVLKP
- a CDS encoding thiamine pyrophosphate-binding protein, which codes for MMSENTLRSGGKILVDALQIHGVDKVFCVPGESYLDALNAFYDVQNSVQVVVCRQEGGAAFMAEAYGKLTGKPGICFVTRGPGATNASIGVHTAYQDSTPMILFIGQAARGVLGREAFQEVDFKQFFAPLCKWAEQVYDAKRLPEIISRAFQVAVSGRPGPVVISLPEDVLTDHVTTTDTNAYRFVNPAPNPEDIKKFAGLLQNSQKPFVLLGGSSWTESSVEEIQQFCQKFHLPVGTSFRHQHLYPNQASNYAGDVGIGINPLLMKRIKESDLMIVIGDRLGEMTTNDYTLLTPPVPQQKLVHVYPSGEELNRVYQANLGIFSTAENFVLAISKLSLTFKNNMKESTAAANQEYKSYSKPDVTNAGNVQLAKIMGYMRKKLPDDAIVTNGAGNYAGWIHRFFPFHRFRTQLAPANGAMGYGLPAAVAAKLIHPQRIVVSVNGDGCFLMNGQELATAVRYQLPIVILIINNGMYGTIRMHQEREYPGRVIGTDLFNPDFVTLAKAYGAEGYLVQHTDEFFIAFDHALTANKPVLIEVKIDPEAISARASLSQIRDQAMKKIQEKK
- a CDS encoding carboxymuconolactone decarboxylase family protein, producing the protein MSIEKLKETLPDYAKDLRINISTLQTNTLLSNQQKAGCFIVAAIVSRNKMVIEKILEEFTSQLSPQALTAAKTASALMGMNNIYYRFTHLVENEAYRHLPAKLRMNGIATHGIEKADFELFCLVASAINGCAACLNAHEHELQKLNISTEVIQESVKIAAVVHAIAALL
- a CDS encoding Lrp/AsnC family transcriptional regulator, which produces MQQAPKHKLDGIDLQILEELQNDGKMTNVELSQRVGISAPPCLRRVNHLEDAGYIKSYHAELNANLLGYHVTIFAQVSLAKHGETNLQIFEQLVRTWPMVRECHMLAGETDFLLKIIAPDWEAYQQFLTTQLTATVNVTHVKSSLAIRNSKHEPGIPFDLLRQAKNNAA